From the Francisella frigiditurris genome, one window contains:
- a CDS encoding acyl-CoA synthetase family protein — MNKNKNLTFVSQFEYLYLNLDQIIFLDEEVKIDSKTFIKNVTTLSVIWEKKFYEKDRVALVIDNFYLFICAWFACQILRKTVVILPNNQTGTLELLSKYYDIVIYDEDVKFNSKFINKYKTLDISLCTETIFFTSGSSGDYQAYSRTIKELENESSAIDKCLNNYISKKAIVYATVSHQHLYGFSFYFLWAFLSGHLIQTQRLISPEGILNRLVKNDALIVTTPIMISHLDKPSIIGDDTLVLSSASTLSREDALSFFNKYKKEVLEVYGSTETGVIAYRKQLEQPDWKCFYGVDISTDINSQLIVKSNFFSNSEQLMADKVELKENNSFTLIGRVDRIVKLAGKRLSLSAMETYLKLHPWIKDSSCILCKSYREYVGTLLVLSEEGMLSFNSLGKALFTRQLKSYLLDYYSLEILPKKWRIVSRIPVNTQGKRVLANILKEFE; from the coding sequence ATGAACAAAAATAAAAACTTAACTTTTGTTAGTCAATTTGAATATCTATATCTGAATTTAGATCAAATTATTTTTTTAGATGAAGAAGTAAAAATAGACTCTAAAACTTTTATAAAAAATGTAACAACGCTATCTGTTATATGGGAAAAGAAATTTTATGAAAAAGATAGAGTTGCACTAGTAATTGATAATTTTTATTTATTTATATGTGCTTGGTTTGCTTGTCAAATACTTAGAAAAACAGTGGTTATATTACCTAATAATCAAACTGGGACATTAGAACTATTATCAAAATATTATGATATTGTTATCTATGATGAAGATGTAAAATTTAATTCTAAATTTATTAATAAGTATAAAACATTAGATATAAGCTTATGTACAGAAACAATATTTTTTACTTCTGGATCTAGTGGAGACTATCAGGCTTATTCTCGTACTATTAAGGAGCTTGAAAATGAAAGCTCAGCTATAGATAAATGCTTAAATAATTATATTTCAAAAAAAGCTATAGTTTATGCTACTGTATCTCATCAACACTTATATGGTTTTAGCTTTTATTTTTTATGGGCTTTTTTAAGTGGACATTTAATACAAACGCAACGTTTAATTTCTCCGGAAGGTATACTTAATAGATTGGTTAAAAACGACGCTCTAATAGTCACTACTCCTATAATGATTTCACATTTAGATAAACCTAGTATTATAGGCGATGATACTTTAGTACTTTCATCTGCAAGCACTTTAAGTAGAGAAGATGCCTTATCTTTCTTTAATAAATATAAAAAAGAAGTATTAGAAGTATATGGAAGTACTGAAACTGGTGTTATTGCTTACAGAAAACAGTTAGAGCAGCCAGACTGGAAATGTTTCTATGGAGTAGATATTAGCACCGATATAAATTCACAATTAATAGTGAAATCTAATTTCTTTTCTAATAGTGAGCAACTTATGGCTGATAAAGTTGAACTAAAAGAAAACAATAGCTTTACTTTAATAGGAAGAGTAGACCGTATAGTAAAATTAGCTGGGAAAAGGCTATCTTTATCGGCAATGGAAACTTATTTAAAACTTCATCCATGGATAAAAGATAGTAGTTGTATTTTATGTAAATCCTACCGTGAATATGTTGGGACTTTATTAGTTCTATCGGAGGAGGGAATGTTATCTTTTAATAGTCTGGGAAAAGCCCTATTTACTCGACAATTAAAAAGCTACTTGTTAGACTATTATAGTTTAGAAATACTGCCAAAAAAATGGCGAATTGTATCTAGAATTCCTGTGAATACACAAGGAAAGAGAGTATTAGCTAATATTTTAAAAGAATTTGAGTAA
- a CDS encoding COG4648 family protein has translation MRSLIKLLVITLIIVYPFVVFFSLEWFSIRYLSLLIVFIFFLRLLTIKSFKKNNITWIILTLLGMFLAFIGMISNNVIFIQLYPVLVSLSLLGVFTFSLFQPYSFITHIAMQISKEPLPSYVVKYTRKVTLVWCIFFGFNATISIITILTGSITLWTLYNGLLSYMLIGILISGEWILRWYVKRSYEQK, from the coding sequence ATGAGATCATTAATAAAGTTATTAGTTATAACCTTGATCATTGTTTATCCATTTGTCGTATTTTTTAGTTTAGAATGGTTTTCAATACGTTATCTTAGTTTATTAATTGTTTTTATATTTTTTCTACGCCTTTTGACAATAAAATCATTTAAAAAAAATAACATAACATGGATTATATTAACTTTATTGGGTATGTTTTTAGCTTTTATTGGTATGATCAGCAATAATGTGATATTTATTCAATTGTATCCTGTGCTTGTAAGTTTGTCTCTACTTGGAGTATTTACATTTTCCTTATTTCAGCCATATAGCTTTATTACGCATATAGCTATGCAAATTAGTAAAGAACCTTTGCCTAGTTATGTTGTAAAATATACGAGAAAAGTGACTTTAGTTTGGTGTATTTTCTTTGGGTTTAATGCGACTATCTCTATTATAACTATTCTCACTGGATCAATAACTCTATGGACTCTATATAACGGTCTTTTAAGTTATATGTTGATAGGTATTTTAATTTCTGGAGAGTGGATTCTTCGATGGTATGTAAAACGAAGTTATGAACAAAAATAA
- a CDS encoding acyl carrier protein: MQISHEGIFEELQQILHKLFELDIDDITLDSRLYEDLDLDSIDAVDLIVQLQSITKHKFKPEEFKAVRTVSDVVEVIYQELKNQAN; this comes from the coding sequence ATGCAAATTTCTCATGAAGGTATCTTTGAAGAGCTTCAACAAATTTTACATAAACTTTTTGAGTTAGATATAGATGATATTACTTTAGACTCACGCTTATATGAAGATCTAGATCTTGATAGCATAGATGCGGTTGATTTGATTGTTCAACTACAATCAATTACTAAGCATAAATTTAAACCAGAAGAATTTAAAGCTGTTAGAACAGTATCAGATGTTGTAGAAGTAATTTATCAAGAGCTTAAGAATCAAGCAAATTAA
- a CDS encoding phosphopantetheine-binding protein encodes MSMMEQEIKEMIIEVLNLEDISPEEIKSDEPLFGEGLGLDSIDALELGVAIKKRYNITLDSSNNEIRNHFSSVSALAKFIESQKK; translated from the coding sequence ATGTCTATGATGGAACAAGAAATTAAAGAGATGATAATCGAGGTATTAAATCTTGAAGATATTTCTCCTGAGGAAATAAAATCCGATGAGCCCCTTTTTGGAGAAGGTTTAGGATTAGATTCTATTGATGCACTTGAATTAGGTGTGGCTATTAAAAAAAGATATAATATTACTTTAGACTCTAGTAATAATGAGATACGTAATCACTTTAGCTCAGTATCAGCACTTGCTAAATTTATTGAGTCTCAAAAGAAATAG